From Anastrepha obliqua isolate idAnaObli1 chromosome 3, idAnaObli1_1.0, whole genome shotgun sequence:
CTGCATAAGCAATTTATTTGAGACATAGCCCTCTCGATTCTAAACAGCGATTTGCACGATCAAAAGTTTCTCTGTCAGAATATGTTTCGAAATATCCGTACACTTCTTTTGATTGGTTTTTCTTCAGCAAAagtattttggaaaaagttcgGCAAATTGGACAAAAACCCGGTTAAAAATATAGCTCAATGAGATACGtcttaatatattatacataggGCAACAAACTCCGTACGTGTACATCATCTATTAAGTGTTTGGCCTCCGATTTGTAGTGTgcaccttgatgttgttccacaaatggagggacctacaatttcaagccgactccgaagcgcaaatatttttttttatgaggagctttttcatggcagaaatacattcggggAATATACTCGCCGTGGGGCGACtgctgtttctatcattttggtgttccaTGCATGGAAGTTCGAACCTACACATTTCTGAATGGAAACCgcacaccaaaccattcggctacgacggcggCCCTATAGTTTGATGTTTTATGTCCACAATGGGCTGCGCACCTGggcctaccgaatggtagtcgagAGCAAGTCctaacttcaaattaaaaagtgagaagtacattctgtcaaaaaaatatcgggaattgttcatttacataaaaagcgcgcgttgcacatatatctaaatttgtttttactggaatgttggtacaactgttcCCTATAGTGAaggcagagtttgagcgtgatctgtcaattagtttgtttttggcatttaattacatCAGTCAACCGAGGGTGTGCTCCGCGATTTTCAtgatggataaaaatatcgaacaaagaatttgtctcaAATTTTACGTTTTGAACGAAACGACGTTTTGAATTCGGACCTAACGTTTAGCCAgcacatcataacaggtgatgagacatgGGTATAAGAGTtagacatgcaaaccagtcaacaggcggctgaatggcgctatccacatgagccgaaacccaaaaaaccacttcaaagtcggtcaaaagtgaaagtcatgctactcgttttctttgattatcatggtgttgtgcactgggaattcattccaaatagtTCTACGGTaaagaaagaatattatttggaagttacgcgacgtttgagagagaatgcgCGTAGGAAACGGtcgaatttgtggaaaaaactcatggatcttgcaccatgataacgcaccgtctcacaaggcgtttgcgtttgacagaatgtagaccttttcaaaaatatttcatgactagtattataaatattttcatacaaggcccatgtttttttttttttaattatcacaGTCCTAAAGTGTGAGGAAGAagggtttaaaaatatttttgaggcTTTGcgataattactttttttttcattagctTTTTCTTGCTAGGTATTATAAGAATGTTTTTCACTTAAGCGTATACATAAAGCCGTTAAAGCGTTAGGAGAGCTGAACAAATTTTGCATTTATAACTATTACTTTAGTAGCATTCGTCATATTTTTGTtgctgtgtgtgcggttgttgttgttttctctATGTGAATTAAAATAACATAAGCCGACGCGTAAGCTGCAAAACATTCCTATACGATTAAGTACATACAACTTCTTCAAGCGGGCGATTCGATTTGCGCATTCAAATACGTATATCGCCTGAGTTGCGATCATCCGTCCACGCGGCCGCACAATATTCGGTACGTTCGCGGAGAGCATTGCTGTAAGCCAAGTTAGGTGACGCGTCGCGCGAGTGCTGGCCAACAAAGTGATTGAAACAAGCAAGCAAaggcaaaaatgaaaataaaataaaaacatttagagAAAACTCATTATGAAATCAATGCacatcgtttttttattttcaatttttccttaTCGCGCTCCCCACAGCCTGCCTACTAACTTCCTATCGGGTGGCTTCTGTCTTTCTGCTACTTAAAGcgtacttatattatatattctggTATATACACGCGTATGTAAATAAATCAGTGATCAAGCAGTGGTGATAAAACATATACATCGATGAAATAGTGGATTTAGACTTCGAGGCAAGAATACAGTGATAGACAGTATGTGCAGACAATGGTTCTGAACGCACGCCACTAAAACAATAAGAACAAAACCAGCGctgacattttaatatttagtaacAATGCAATGTATTTATGCAGCTATAAAAACTGTCATCAACTTACGAGTGATTGCAAATCCCCTTGGGTtcaatatgaattttaattattaagagCTAACTAAAAGCGCGTACAACCTGAGAAGCCGCGCAAATTATTGGTCccgcttttttatttgtagtgAAAAGCAAATACCAAAGGAAATCAGCATTCGCATTGGTCGGCCGCAATTCTAAGTAACCTTGAAGCTCAGgttaaaaacttttctattaatCGTCGCAACATTTCCATTCCAAACGCTCTACAAAGATGGcaaaaatcaaactgaaatcaTTTTATTACGGCCAGCTTAATTTGCTTTTGATGATTTTCTGTATCTACCCGCCCAATTTGTCGCTGGCCAGAAGTTTGGGTGACAGTCAGGCACCTAACTTACGAACCCCTCAAGTGGTCAATATCACCCTAAGCCCGAGTGTTATACTCACCAAAAGTGTGCTTGCGCCGAATACAGACGTACGTTTGACGTGCTTGCTTAAAGGGCCCATTAAGTGGTACAAGGAAGATGAGTTCCTGAGCGCTAACCGTCTCCTGGTGTTGAAGGAAGTTCAACGGAAAGATGCGGGTGTGTACAGTTGCCAGGCGGAACAAGTGCCATTAGGCCCAAAGTACGTTAGTGTCGCATTGAAAGTGGTTGAACCTGAACTATCTAGTCGCCCAACTGATGTCGAAGAAGACATAGCTGATTTTAGTAAGGTTGAAGACGAAGCAGAAGCACGACTGCGCTTGGATCGAGGTGATGTTGATTCGGCGGAGGAAATCATCGAAGAGGAGCCCCAACTAAACTTCTCGAAAGGTAGCAACAACACGGCTTTAAAAATTGTGCATCTGCCAAATCCTGGTCCACCACATTTTCAGCAACGATTCAAACTTGCAGATAGCCTAGAACAAGCACTTGGGAGCTTTGCGCAATTGAGCTGCCCCTCGTTGGGCAATCCGTTACCAATCATCACTTGGTGGCACAATAACACAAGAATGGATCTAACCCCATTGCGTTTTAGGCTAAAAAAATGGTCACTTTTTATTGAGAAGCTGACCACAGCAGACTCGGGCACCTATACATGTAAAATCAGTAATAAATTCGGTACTATTGAACATAGTATAAAATTGACTATTATCGGTCAGCTACACTCTGAAAAACCACTCATTGTGAATAATACACCAACTAATCAAACGGTTATAAAGAATAGTAGCTCGCGGTTCGAGTGCCAAGTTGAGTCCCCGACCGCAGTTCGAATTCGTTGGATCAAGCATAAAAACAGCCTCAAAGAGGAACCGAATTTGAACTTTGCGAACAATTCGAATATAATTGAATTGCCAACGAATGCAGAAAAACCAGAGATTTTAAATATAATGCAAGCGAGTTCGGAAGATGAAGGTTTTTATACTTGTATTGTGACGAATGATGATGGCGATACAATGGCCACAGCTTATTTGCAAGTAGTAGAACCAAAAAGTACTACCGCAACACCTAAAACTAAAACCATATTTCTAGATAAGCGCACTGCTCATTCATCGGAAAGCTTAAGTGGATTAACCCCGGAAAAGGATCACGATAAGCTTGCAACGGTTATTGATGTGGATGTGGATGGGAAGGATGGTGCTGATACTAATGATGAATCAGAGGCAATAGAAGAGAGTGCACCACGTTTCAAAAAAGCGGACAAACTCATTCAAACTCTGCACAAACCAGCAGGTTCCACAATACAATTGCTTTGTCCTGCCAATGGCAATCCCATGCCAAACGTAACATGGACGCGCAGCACTGGTGACAAAAATTTCACTGAGATTATGCGCCATATAGGTAAAGTCACTTACAAAAAATGGTCGATGCAAATGGACGAAGTTATTGCCGAGGACTCGGGCGTCTACAAGTGCACGGTTTGTAATAAGCTGGGTTGCATAGATCATTCCACAAAACTGACTATAATGGACCGTTTACGTTCTCGTCCTATTCACAGTGACAAATTTCCACAAAATCAAACTGTCTTAACCAATAGCAGCGCATACTTTGAGTGCCGCGTCGTATCGGATCTGGAGCCACATATATTCTGGGTACGGTACAATCGGGCAAATGAAAGTATTGACAAATTGGAGCGCATGTTTGCTAATTCAAACGTCAACGCTTATCAGCCATCAGCAAAAGATTTCATAAAACTTTCCGGCGAACCAGACAAACCGAATGTTCTTCGTTTGGAAAATGTTACACACGCGGACGAAGGCTGGTACACTTGTGTAGCAGCGAGTAACTTAGGCGAGTCAATGGCGAGTGCTTACTTGCATGTGGTTGACAAATTGCCAAGTCGCGAAGTATATATGCTGTGGCGCGCGCATCCTGTCTGGATGACTGTGGCGGCAATAGTGATTGTGTTGCTGTTCCTTTTCGGTTCCATCTTCATAATTTACGTATTGCGTAAGCTGAAACATGAGAAATTGCTGAAGCATCGCATCGAGACAGTTCACCAATGGACGAAAAAAGTTATTATCTACAAACCGTCTTCTTCCGAGAATAACTCCTCCGATCTGCAAATGCCTGtgatcaaaattgaaaaacaacgtACTACCTTTCAAGCCTCTACCTTGGATCCTTCGCAAGCTTTTAATGAATATGAATTTCCGCTTGACTCCAACTGGGAGATACCGCGTACACAACTAAACCTAGGCTCGACTTTGGGCGAAGGCGCTTTCGGACGTGTAGTTATGGCAGAAGCGTGCAATTTGCCACGCACTGTCAATAATTCTTCGAGCATAGTTGCGGTGAAAATGGTAAAAGAAGAGCACACTGATGCGGACATGGCGAGTTTAGTAAGAGAAATGgaagtaatgaaaatgatcgGAAAGCATATTAACATCATTAATTTGTTGGGCTGTTGTACGCAGAGTGGACCGCTTTGGGTAATCGTCGAATTTGCGCCTCATGGCAATTTAAAAGACTTTCTGAAAAAGAATAGACCATTGTTTGTGGGTAGTCCCAGTTTACAGCGCAGCAGTGACTGCCTGGAAGATATGCCACAGCTAACAGAGAAGAATTTGGTTTCATTTGCATTTCAAATTGCTCGTGGAATGGAATACCTTGCTTCGCGTAGGGtaagttattttatttgttggttATATCAATCGtctaaaaaataattctatgtttaatttctttaatattctcATAGTGCATCCATCGCGACTTGGCGGCTCGCAATGTTCTAGTGAGCGACGACTATGTTATGAAGATTGCCGATTTTGGGCTGGCGCGCGACATACAAGACACAGACTATTATAGGAAGAACACCAACGGTCGTTTACCCATCAAGTGGATGGCGCCTGAGTCGCTACAAGAAAAGTTTTACGACTCGCAATCGGACGTATGGTCCTATGGTGTATTATTGTGGGAGATTATGACCTTTGGAGAGCAGCCATATCCTAATATAATGTCTGCGGAGGAGCTCTACAGCTACCTAATTACTGGTCAGCGGATGGAGAAGCCGGCACGGTGTTCACTTAATATTTACATGCTAATGCGGCAGTGTTGGCATTTTGACGCCAACATACGACCGACATTTGGTGAGATTGTTGAGAATTTAGATAAAATTCTTCAGCTGGCGTCAAATCACGCCACAAATGAAGAGTATTTAGATCTATCTATGCCAATGCTCGAGACACCACCATCATCGAGTGATGATGAATCCGAACCGGAGACATTTCAAGAAACGTCCCCGTTGCGCTATCaatacacatacaaatttaattagatAATAGCATTTATGAATTATACAAAATGTGTAAAGCAAAGTAAGGCTTAAACATACTAATACAACCTAGTTTTGTTAATAGAATCAAATAACCTCATTCAAATTTTATACTTAAGCGAAAAAGACTTAACCCTACGCATGTTAGCTGCTTTGATCTAAATTTTGATTACTAGTTAGACTTTAAGGAAAATTGTGTTTAGAGTACGAAATTAGTTTTAGTTGTAATTTAAGTCTAttctaaacatatttttacagttaa
This genomic window contains:
- the LOC129240482 gene encoding fibroblast growth factor receptor homolog 1, with product MAKIKLKSFYYGQLNLLLMIFCIYPPNLSLARSLGDSQAPNLRTPQVVNITLSPSVILTKSVLAPNTDVRLTCLLKGPIKWYKEDEFLSANRLLVLKEVQRKDAGVYSCQAEQVPLGPKYVSVALKVVEPELSSRPTDVEEDIADFSKVEDEAEARLRLDRGDVDSAEEIIEEEPQLNFSKGSNNTALKIVHLPNPGPPHFQQRFKLADSLEQALGSFAQLSCPSLGNPLPIITWWHNNTRMDLTPLRFRLKKWSLFIEKLTTADSGTYTCKISNKFGTIEHSIKLTIIGQLHSEKPLIVNNTPTNQTVIKNSSSRFECQVESPTAVRIRWIKHKNSLKEEPNLNFANNSNIIELPTNAEKPEILNIMQASSEDEGFYTCIVTNDDGDTMATAYLQVVEPKSTTATPKTKTIFLDKRTAHSSESLSGLTPEKDHDKLATVIDVDVDGKDGADTNDESEAIEESAPRFKKADKLIQTLHKPAGSTIQLLCPANGNPMPNVTWTRSTGDKNFTEIMRHIGKVTYKKWSMQMDEVIAEDSGVYKCTVCNKLGCIDHSTKLTIMDRLRSRPIHSDKFPQNQTVLTNSSAYFECRVVSDLEPHIFWVRYNRANESIDKLERMFANSNVNAYQPSAKDFIKLSGEPDKPNVLRLENVTHADEGWYTCVAASNLGESMASAYLHVVDKLPSREVYMLWRAHPVWMTVAAIVIVLLFLFGSIFIIYVLRKLKHEKLLKHRIETVHQWTKKVIIYKPSSSENNSSDLQMPVIKIEKQRTTFQASTLDPSQAFNEYEFPLDSNWEIPRTQLNLGSTLGEGAFGRVVMAEACNLPRTVNNSSSIVAVKMVKEEHTDADMASLVREMEVMKMIGKHINIINLLGCCTQSGPLWVIVEFAPHGNLKDFLKKNRPLFVGSPSLQRSSDCLEDMPQLTEKNLVSFAFQIARGMEYLASRRCIHRDLAARNVLVSDDYVMKIADFGLARDIQDTDYYRKNTNGRLPIKWMAPESLQEKFYDSQSDVWSYGVLLWEIMTFGEQPYPNIMSAEELYSYLITGQRMEKPARCSLNIYMLMRQCWHFDANIRPTFGEIVENLDKILQLASNHATNEEYLDLSMPMLETPPSSSDDESEPETFQETSPLRYQYTYKFN